The Alphaproteobacteria bacterium genome contains a region encoding:
- a CDS encoding FAD-dependent oxidoreductase, whose translation MASPTSIKTATRIVRREGTAARQVSADICVVGAGSAGISATLEAARLGRKVVLVDGLHALGGQAVNAVIGTFCGFFSNGHSGYQTVHGIADGILHDLGAQGALHYRHGGPSNTIVVQYDEGALARWIEEAVRQSGITVLLGAVMRAVNRDGRRIRAIELATRHGDVTVAATGFVDATGDAALAWNAGLACRESAEGPIYGTQMCVIEGIDETNTPERPDVAARLKQKAKDYGLTRESGFAFVFPGKSVALVNMTHVETPLDAIEATRASLDGKVQADRAVAFLRGEYPAAFGKARVRTYGMLGVRQTRWIVGRQQLTVEDVRAGRKFPDAVARTGWPIELHDTPQGHVWEAFPDDHLHTVPFGSLVSGECDNMVAAGRNIDGDVAALSSVRVMGPCIAMGAAAAHALDLAGSGSVHQIDAAALRQRVRDNVERTD comes from the coding sequence ATGGCTTCGCCCACTTCGATCAAGACCGCAACACGGATCGTGCGTCGCGAAGGCACCGCGGCGCGGCAGGTCAGCGCGGATATCTGCGTCGTAGGCGCCGGCAGCGCGGGAATTTCGGCGACGCTGGAGGCGGCACGGCTCGGGCGCAAGGTCGTGCTGGTCGATGGGCTGCACGCGCTCGGTGGGCAGGCCGTCAACGCCGTGATCGGGACGTTCTGCGGGTTCTTTTCGAACGGACACAGCGGCTACCAGACCGTGCACGGCATCGCGGACGGCATCCTGCACGACCTCGGCGCGCAGGGCGCGCTGCACTACCGGCATGGCGGGCCGTCGAACACGATCGTGGTGCAGTACGACGAGGGCGCGCTCGCGCGCTGGATCGAGGAAGCAGTGCGGCAATCCGGCATCACGGTGCTGCTCGGCGCGGTAATGCGAGCGGTCAATCGCGACGGGCGGCGCATCCGCGCAATCGAGCTTGCGACGCGCCATGGCGATGTCACCGTGGCGGCGACCGGCTTCGTCGATGCAACCGGCGATGCGGCGCTCGCCTGGAACGCGGGGCTTGCCTGCCGCGAGTCGGCCGAAGGCCCGATCTACGGCACGCAGATGTGCGTCATCGAGGGCATCGACGAAACCAACACGCCGGAGCGGCCGGATGTGGCGGCGCGGCTGAAACAGAAGGCGAAGGATTACGGGCTGACGCGCGAGAGCGGCTTTGCCTTCGTGTTTCCGGGCAAGAGCGTGGCGCTGGTCAACATGACACATGTCGAAACGCCGCTCGATGCAATCGAAGCAACGCGGGCGTCGCTCGACGGCAAGGTGCAGGCGGACCGCGCGGTCGCGTTCCTGCGCGGCGAATACCCGGCTGCCTTCGGCAAGGCGCGGGTGCGCACCTACGGCATGCTCGGCGTGCGCCAGACGCGCTGGATCGTCGGGCGCCAGCAATTGACCGTCGAGGACGTGCGGGCGGGCCGCAAATTCCCGGACGCGGTCGCGCGCACCGGCTGGCCGATCGAATTGCACGATACGCCGCAGGGGCATGTGTGGGAGGCGTTTCCGGATGACCACCTGCATACCGTGCCGTTCGGCAGCCTCGTGTCGGGAGAGTGCGACAACATGGTCGCGGCGGGGCGGAACATCGACGGCGATGTGGCGGCGCTTTCGAGCGTGCGCGTGATGGGCCCGTGCATCGCGATGGGCGCGGCTGCTGCGCATGCGCTCGATCTCGCCGGATCGGGGAGCGTGCATCAGATCGATGCGGCGGCGCTGCGGCAGCGGGTGAGGGATAATGTGGAGCGGACAGACTAG
- a CDS encoding cobalamin-independent methionine synthase II family protein: MAPRSTDRFLTTHTGSLPRPDDLIQMMYAKESGVPVDGAALGARVRSAVAEVARKQAEAGIDIINDGEMSKPSYATYVKDRLAGFGGTGNTFVYQDLADFPKLQQKVFGDPGRSRRKTPACNAPIGVREKEAAQTDVDNLKAALGGVKAAGGFMSAASPGVISVFFRNDHYPNEEAYLEAIAEAMRPEYEAVAKAGFVLQIDCPDLAMGKHIKYYNVDLAAFRKAVALNIEALNHATANIPAEQLRIHVCWGNYEGPHHYDVPLADMIDLVFRVRATYISFEAANPRHAHEWTVFEKVKLPDGKVLIPGVIESKANFIEHPELIAQRIGRYAKLVGRENVMAGSDCGYGTWVGQAAVDPDVVWAKFAALAEGARIASKEFWK; this comes from the coding sequence ATGGCGCCGCGCTCAACGGATCGCTTTCTGACCACACATACCGGCAGCCTGCCGCGTCCCGACGACCTCATCCAGATGATGTACGCCAAGGAAAGCGGCGTGCCGGTCGATGGCGCGGCGCTCGGCGCTCGCGTGCGCAGTGCCGTGGCCGAGGTCGCGAGGAAACAAGCGGAAGCCGGTATCGATATCATCAACGACGGCGAAATGTCGAAGCCGAGCTACGCGACCTACGTGAAGGACCGCCTCGCGGGTTTTGGCGGCACCGGCAACACCTTCGTGTATCAGGATCTGGCGGATTTCCCGAAGCTGCAGCAGAAGGTGTTCGGCGATCCTGGCCGCTCGCGGCGCAAGACGCCGGCCTGCAACGCGCCGATCGGCGTGCGGGAGAAAGAAGCCGCACAGACCGACGTCGACAACCTGAAGGCCGCGCTGGGAGGCGTGAAGGCTGCGGGCGGCTTCATGAGCGCAGCGTCGCCGGGCGTGATCTCGGTGTTCTTTCGCAACGATCACTACCCGAACGAAGAAGCCTACTTGGAGGCGATCGCCGAGGCGATGCGGCCCGAATACGAGGCGGTCGCCAAAGCCGGTTTCGTGCTGCAGATCGATTGTCCCGATTTGGCGATGGGCAAGCACATCAAGTACTACAACGTCGATCTCGCGGCGTTCCGCAAGGCGGTCGCGCTCAACATCGAGGCGCTGAACCACGCGACCGCGAACATTCCAGCCGAGCAGTTGCGCATCCATGTGTGCTGGGGCAATTACGAAGGCCCGCATCATTACGACGTGCCGCTCGCCGACATGATCGATTTGGTATTCCGGGTGCGCGCGACCTACATCTCGTTCGAAGCCGCGAACCCGCGCCACGCGCACGAGTGGACGGTGTTCGAGAAGGTGAAGCTGCCCGACGGCAAGGTGCTGATCCCTGGCGTGATCGAGTCGAAGGCGAACTTCATCGAACATCCCGAGCTGATCGCGCAGCGGATCGGGCGCTATGCCAAGCTCGTCGGGCGCGAAAACGTGATGGCGGGCAGCGATTGCGGCTACGGTACCTGGGTCGGGCAGGCGGCGGTCGATCCCGATGTGGTGTGGGCAAAGTTCGCGGCGCTCGCGGAGGGTGCGCGGATCGCGTCGAAAGAGTTCTGGAAGTAA
- a CDS encoding NAD(P)-dependent oxidoreductase yields MQVGFIGLGAMGALIVPRLMAAGHSVTGWNRSREKAKDLVASGMAWANTPREVAAQSEIVFSIVTDGAAVRAVALGEDGVLAGLDAGGIYADMSTIAPDVSRAIAAEFAKAGRHMLDSPLSGSPVTVKAGNASVMVGGDAAAFERAKPVMLAIGPKVMHIGANGLACQMKIAVNLLLMVEVICFGEAVALAEKGGVARDVAVDAILKSVAASPVLGYRGPFILEGQMPDVPLADVTLQQKDMLLALELGRKLGSPVPLAAAANEMMNACRGLGIDHKDFVAAHEAYRRLGGQS; encoded by the coding sequence ATGCAAGTCGGCTTCATCGGCCTCGGCGCCATGGGCGCGCTGATCGTGCCGCGCCTGATGGCGGCGGGACACAGCGTGACCGGCTGGAACCGCTCGCGCGAGAAGGCGAAGGATCTGGTCGCTTCCGGCATGGCGTGGGCGAACACGCCGCGCGAAGTCGCGGCGCAGAGCGAGATCGTGTTCTCGATCGTGACCGACGGCGCGGCGGTGCGCGCGGTCGCGCTGGGCGAGGATGGCGTTCTCGCAGGCCTCGACGCGGGCGGCATCTATGCCGACATGAGCACCATCGCGCCGGATGTGAGCCGCGCGATCGCGGCTGAGTTCGCCAAGGCGGGGCGCCACATGCTGGACTCGCCGCTCTCCGGCAGCCCCGTGACCGTCAAGGCCGGCAATGCCTCGGTGATGGTCGGCGGCGATGCGGCCGCGTTCGAGCGCGCCAAGCCCGTGATGCTTGCGATCGGCCCGAAGGTCATGCACATCGGCGCGAACGGCCTCGCCTGCCAGATGAAGATCGCCGTGAACCTGCTGCTGATGGTCGAGGTGATCTGCTTCGGCGAGGCGGTGGCGCTTGCCGAGAAGGGCGGCGTCGCACGCGATGTCGCGGTCGATGCGATCCTGAAAAGTGTCGCGGCATCGCCCGTGCTCGGTTATCGCGGGCCGTTCATTCTGGAAGGCCAGATGCCGGACGTGCCCCTCGCCGATGTCACGCTGCAGCAGAAGGACATGCTGCTCGCGCTCGAGCTCGGCCGCAAACTCGGTAGCCCGGTCCCGCTCGCGGCTGCCGCCAACGAGATGATGAATGCCTGCCGCGGGCTTGGGATCGATCACAAGGATTTCGTCGCCGCGCACGAAGCCTACCGGCGGCTCGGAGGACAGTCATGA
- a CDS encoding cupin domain-containing protein, which translates to MTSKMEMFGAALGKAVKNTMATLNEDKPPAKMYRTNLKDVPKVEGLPRDDGWVDMQVQFLIDKKTAGADHVVGWTVLKPGARHENHRHHNCDEFFIVLKGHGHIYTDEGQKPSGEGDVIYSPRGCWHGFNNTSGEDVVLVWGWMGAGSIEASGYEVDPEGHK; encoded by the coding sequence ATGACATCGAAAATGGAAATGTTCGGCGCCGCGCTCGGCAAGGCGGTGAAGAACACGATGGCGACGCTCAATGAGGACAAGCCGCCCGCGAAAATGTACCGCACCAACCTCAAGGACGTGCCGAAGGTCGAGGGCCTGCCGCGCGACGACGGCTGGGTCGACATGCAGGTGCAGTTCCTGATCGACAAGAAAACCGCCGGTGCCGACCACGTGGTCGGCTGGACCGTGCTCAAGCCCGGCGCGCGGCACGAGAACCACCGCCATCACAACTGCGATGAGTTCTTCATCGTGCTCAAGGGGCACGGCCACATCTACACCGACGAGGGGCAGAAGCCCTCGGGCGAGGGCGACGTGATCTATTCGCCGCGCGGCTGCTGGCACGGCTTCAACAACACATCCGGAGAGGATGTGGTCCTGGTGTGGGGCTGGATGGGCGCGGGCTCGATCGAGGCCTCGGGCTATGAGGTCGATCCGGAGGGGCACAAGTGA
- a CDS encoding fumarylacetoacetate hydrolase family protein codes for MTDAWDDPRIARGMEKQLGERRARIAAGEKPLGWKVGLGAPPAMERLKIRAPLVGYMMQKSLLPNRVTVPVGSWHKLVAEPEVAVTMGKDLASGADRATAAAAIAALGPAIELADLNPPPDDVEVTLSGNIFHRHVILGPSDASRAGAKLDGLVGHVFRRGTLAAKQDKIESLIGEMIGIVQHVAGTLAAYGEKLSAGDVIITGSIVPPPFIEPDETEFAYRLEPVGELAVRFSR; via the coding sequence GTGACCGACGCATGGGACGATCCGCGCATCGCGCGCGGCATGGAAAAGCAGCTCGGCGAGCGCCGCGCGCGTATCGCGGCGGGCGAGAAGCCGCTCGGCTGGAAAGTCGGCCTCGGTGCGCCGCCCGCGATGGAGCGGCTGAAGATCAGGGCGCCGCTGGTCGGCTACATGATGCAGAAATCGCTGCTGCCGAACCGCGTCACGGTGCCGGTCGGGAGCTGGCACAAGCTCGTCGCCGAGCCTGAGGTCGCGGTCACCATGGGTAAGGACCTGGCCAGCGGCGCGGATCGCGCCACCGCCGCGGCGGCCATCGCGGCGCTCGGGCCCGCGATCGAGCTCGCCGATCTCAATCCGCCGCCGGACGATGTCGAGGTGACGCTTTCCGGAAACATCTTCCATCGTCACGTGATCCTCGGACCATCGGACGCCTCACGCGCCGGCGCCAAGCTCGACGGCCTCGTCGGCCACGTGTTCCGCCGCGGTACGCTCGCGGCGAAGCAGGACAAGATCGAATCCCTGATCGGCGAGATGATCGGGATCGTCCAGCACGTGGCGGGCACGCTCGCGGCCTATGGCGAGAAGCTTTCCGCCGGCGACGTGATCATCACCGGCTCGATCGTGCCGCCACCGTTCATCGAGCCGGACGAGACCGAATTCGCCTATCGGCTGGAGCCGGTCGGGGAGCTAGCGGTGAGGTTCTCGCGCTGA
- a CDS encoding ABC transporter substrate-binding protein, producing the protein MRKALIGLCGAVAALFAVFPASAQQTVKVGIILPYSGQFADAATQMDNAIKLYVKQHGDTVAGKKLEFIRKDTGGIAPDVAKRLAQELVVRDKVDILAGFLLTPNALAGGDISAEAKKFMVVMNAATSIITTKSPYMVRTSLTTPQVNAALGEWAYKNGIRKTYTMASDYGPGLDAEGAYSGAFKAAGGEIIGTVKMAVANPDFSAYVQRAKDLNPESIYIFVPGGAQPPALGKAMAERGIDPHKIKVLGQGEITDDQALKSMGDQALGIITAFHYDPNHQSAMNKKFVADYNADYKRNPDFFSIGGWDGMHAIYESLKKTNGDTDGEKLIGAVKGMAWESPRGPISIDPETRDIIQTVYIRRVEKVDGKIVNVEFDKVEKVKDPVKAKMKTN; encoded by the coding sequence ATGCGAAAGGCATTGATTGGATTGTGCGGCGCTGTTGCGGCGTTGTTCGCCGTCTTCCCGGCGAGCGCCCAGCAAACCGTGAAGGTCGGCATCATCCTGCCCTATTCGGGGCAGTTCGCGGACGCCGCGACGCAGATGGACAACGCCATCAAGCTGTACGTGAAACAGCATGGCGACACGGTCGCGGGCAAGAAGCTCGAGTTCATCCGCAAGGACACCGGCGGCATCGCGCCGGATGTGGCCAAGCGCCTCGCGCAGGAACTGGTCGTGCGCGACAAGGTCGACATCCTCGCGGGCTTCCTGCTGACGCCGAATGCGCTCGCCGGCGGCGACATCTCGGCGGAAGCCAAGAAGTTCATGGTCGTGATGAATGCCGCGACCTCGATCATCACCACGAAGTCGCCCTACATGGTGCGCACCTCGCTCACCACGCCGCAGGTCAACGCCGCGCTCGGCGAGTGGGCCTACAAGAACGGCATCCGCAAAACCTACACGATGGCTTCCGACTACGGCCCCGGCCTCGATGCCGAAGGCGCGTACAGCGGCGCCTTCAAGGCGGCGGGCGGCGAGATCATCGGCACCGTGAAGATGGCCGTGGCGAATCCGGATTTCTCGGCTTACGTGCAGCGGGCCAAGGACCTGAACCCGGAATCGATCTACATCTTCGTGCCCGGCGGCGCGCAGCCGCCCGCGCTCGGCAAGGCGATGGCGGAACGCGGCATCGATCCGCACAAGATCAAGGTGCTGGGCCAGGGCGAGATCACCGACGACCAGGCGCTCAAGAGCATGGGCGACCAGGCGCTCGGGATCATCACGGCGTTCCACTATGACCCGAACCACCAGTCGGCGATGAACAAGAAGTTCGTCGCGGACTACAACGCCGACTACAAGCGCAACCCGGACTTCTTCTCGATCGGCGGCTGGGACGGCATGCATGCCATCTACGAGAGCCTGAAGAAGACCAATGGCGACACCGACGGCGAGAAGCTGATCGGCGCCGTGAAGGGAATGGCCTGGGAGAGCCCGCGCGGGCCGATCTCGATCGACCCCGAGACGCGCGACATCATCCAGACGGTCTACATCCGCCGCGTCGAGAAGGTGGACGGCAAGATCGTCAATGTCGAGTTCGACAAGGTCGAGAAGGTCAAGGACCCGGTCAAGGCCAAGATGAAGACGAACTGA
- a CDS encoding branched-chain amino acid ABC transporter permease, translating to MIGSLFGVLFDGFAYGMLLFLLSVGLSVTLGMMNFVNLAHCAFAMLGGYVTATLMNRFGWPFLATLPLAFLVAALVSVVFERVLYRRLYRASDLDQVLLTIGIAFVSVAVAAYMFGTSQQPVRMPDYLRGSVSFLGFTFASYRLFLIGISLVITLSLVAALEYTRFGAQVRAAVDNQRMARGLGINVDGVFALTFALGSGLAGLGGGLAIEIVGLDPTFAFTYLIYVLIVVSVGGLGSIAGSFAAAALIGISDIAGKYYFPELGAFLIYLVMVALLMWRPAGLFGRR from the coding sequence ATGATCGGCTCCCTGTTTGGCGTCCTGTTCGACGGCTTCGCCTACGGGATGCTGCTGTTCCTTCTGTCGGTCGGGCTCTCCGTCACGCTCGGCATGATGAACTTCGTCAACCTGGCGCATTGCGCGTTCGCGATGCTCGGCGGCTACGTGACCGCGACGTTGATGAACCGTTTCGGCTGGCCGTTTCTCGCGACGCTGCCGCTCGCGTTCCTCGTCGCGGCGCTGGTCAGCGTCGTGTTCGAGCGCGTGCTCTACCGCAGGCTCTACCGCGCGAGCGACCTCGACCAGGTGTTGCTCACCATCGGTATCGCGTTCGTCTCGGTCGCGGTTGCGGCCTACATGTTCGGAACGAGCCAGCAGCCGGTGCGGATGCCGGACTACCTGCGCGGTTCGGTTTCGTTCCTGGGGTTCACTTTCGCGAGCTACCGGCTGTTCCTGATCGGTATCTCGCTCGTCATCACGCTGTCGCTCGTCGCCGCGCTCGAATACACCCGCTTCGGCGCACAGGTGCGTGCCGCGGTCGATAACCAGCGCATGGCGCGCGGGCTCGGCATCAATGTGGATGGTGTGTTCGCGCTCACCTTCGCGCTCGGCTCCGGGCTTGCCGGCCTCGGCGGCGGCCTCGCGATCGAGATCGTCGGGCTCGACCCGACATTCGCCTTCACCTATCTGATCTATGTGCTGATCGTCGTTTCCGTCGGCGGGCTGGGTTCGATCGCCGGATCGTTCGCGGCCGCGGCGCTGATCGGCATCAGCGATATCGCCGGCAAGTATTATTTTCCGGAGCTCGGCGCGTTCCTCATCTATCTGGTCATGGTCGCGCTCTTGATGTGGCGGCCGGCCGGATTGTTCGGGAGGCGGTGA
- a CDS encoding branched-chain amino acid ABC transporter permease has translation MSVTGTTLTPRAYLQRQSRWQPVEIVFWLATLLPFWLTPDYLVLASQIAITALFALSLDLILGYAGIVSLGHAAFFGLGAYTAGLFSKFVWGEPISGLLAGALVAGIVGYAASFIIARFRHLALIMITLGMGLLLTELANSMHWLTGGNDGLQGVKMWPIFNTFRFDLFGKTAYAYSLIVLFLVFLVARRIINSPFGLSLRGIRENPLRMPALGAPSRAHLRKIYTISAVMAGIAGALLAQTTETVSLEVLGFQRSADVLVILILGGAGRLYGGLVGAIIFLVARDQFSGNTPQFWYFWIGMLLILVVMFLPNGILGGLAKLTATWRGRFWRGKS, from the coding sequence ATGTCAGTCACCGGCACCACGCTCACGCCGCGCGCCTACCTGCAGCGCCAGTCGCGCTGGCAGCCGGTCGAGATCGTGTTCTGGCTCGCAACCCTGCTGCCGTTCTGGCTGACGCCCGACTATCTCGTGCTGGCGAGCCAGATCGCCATCACGGCGCTGTTCGCGCTCTCGCTCGACTTGATCCTCGGCTATGCGGGCATCGTGTCGCTCGGGCATGCGGCGTTCTTCGGGCTCGGCGCCTACACGGCGGGGCTGTTCTCGAAGTTCGTCTGGGGCGAGCCGATCAGCGGGCTCCTCGCCGGCGCGCTCGTTGCCGGCATCGTCGGCTATGCGGCGAGCTTCATCATCGCGCGCTTTCGTCATCTCGCGCTGATCATGATCACGCTCGGCATGGGCCTGCTGCTGACCGAGCTCGCCAACTCCATGCACTGGCTCACCGGCGGCAACGACGGCCTGCAGGGCGTGAAGATGTGGCCGATCTTCAACACCTTCCGCTTCGACCTGTTCGGCAAGACCGCCTATGCGTATTCGCTGATCGTGCTGTTTCTCGTCTTTCTGGTGGCACGGCGTATCATCAATTCGCCGTTCGGCCTCTCGCTGCGCGGCATCCGCGAGAATCCGCTGCGCATGCCGGCGCTCGGCGCACCAAGCCGCGCGCACCTGCGCAAGATCTACACCATCTCGGCCGTGATGGCCGGCATCGCGGGCGCACTGCTGGCGCAGACGACCGAGACCGTTTCGCTCGAAGTGCTCGGCTTCCAGCGCTCCGCCGACGTGCTGGTGATCCTGATCCTCGGCGGCGCGGGCCGGCTCTACGGCGGGCTGGTCGGCGCGATCATCTTCCTGGTGGCGCGCGACCAGTTCTCCGGCAACACGCCGCAGTTCTGGTACTTCTGGATCGGCATGCTGCTCATACTCGTGGTGATGTTCCTGCCGAATGGAATTCTGGGTGGGCTCGCGAAGCTCACCGCGACTTGGCGAGGACGTTTCTGGCGAGGCAAGTCGTGA
- a CDS encoding ABC transporter ATP-binding protein, translated as MVVARGIEFSLPQGARHALIGPNGAGKTTLINLMTGMLRPDAGEILLGDEPITSLAPDKRVARGLVRTFQINTLFPNLNALEAVTLAVCEREGVAKSFWRRVVSYPQAVDEAHAILSSLMLGGDCYRPTRELPYGRQRLLEIALALATRPKVLLLDEPAAGVPRDESAELFEVIANLSRDITVLFIEHDMNFVFRFASRIIVMVGGRILLEGTPDEVSADPRVREVYLGKSGHRAGHG; from the coding sequence CTGGTGGTTGCGCGCGGCATCGAGTTCTCGCTGCCGCAGGGCGCGCGCCACGCGTTGATCGGCCCGAACGGCGCCGGCAAGACCACGCTGATCAACCTGATGACCGGCATGCTGCGGCCGGACGCGGGCGAAATCCTGCTCGGCGACGAGCCGATCACGTCGTTGGCGCCGGACAAGCGCGTCGCGCGCGGGCTGGTGCGCACGTTCCAGATCAACACGTTGTTTCCCAACCTCAATGCGCTGGAGGCGGTGACGCTCGCGGTGTGCGAGCGGGAGGGCGTGGCGAAGAGCTTCTGGCGGCGGGTCGTGAGCTATCCGCAAGCGGTGGATGAGGCGCACGCGATCCTCTCCTCGCTGATGCTCGGCGGCGACTGCTACCGGCCGACCCGCGAACTGCCCTACGGCCGCCAGCGCCTCCTCGAGATCGCGCTGGCGCTTGCCACCAGGCCGAAGGTGCTGCTGCTCGACGAGCCGGCCGCCGGGGTACCGCGCGACGAAAGCGCCGAACTGTTCGAGGTGATCGCCAACCTCTCGCGCGACATCACGGTGCTGTTCATCGAGCACGACATGAACTTCGTGTTCCGCTTTGCGAGCCGCATCATCGTGATGGTCGGCGGGCGCATCCTGCTCGAAGGGACGCCCGACGAAGTCTCGGCCGACCCGCGCGTGCGCGAGGTCTATCTCGGCAAATCTGGTCATAGGGCAGGCCATGGCTGA
- a CDS encoding ABC transporter ATP-binding protein translates to MAEPLLALRDVRAGYGDAVVLDGISLEVPENGSLAVLGRNGVGKSTLLLTIMGHTQVARGAVRWRGADVTRAPMHRRARLGLGWVAQEREIFPSLSVEENLTVASRPGRWDLPAVYGVFPRLAERRGNMGNQLSGGEQQMLAIARALMTNPALLLLDEPLEGLAPIIVEELTAALSRMIAQEGTAVILVEQHAETVLTLTQDAVVMERGAIVHRAPSRELLNDAATLERLIGLKIEG, encoded by the coding sequence ATGGCTGAGCCGCTGCTCGCGTTGCGCGACGTGCGTGCCGGCTACGGCGACGCGGTGGTGCTCGACGGCATCTCGCTCGAAGTGCCGGAGAACGGCAGCCTCGCGGTGCTCGGCCGCAACGGCGTCGGCAAGTCGACGCTCTTGCTCACCATCATGGGTCACACCCAGGTGGCGCGCGGCGCAGTGCGCTGGCGCGGCGCGGATGTGACCCGCGCACCCATGCACCGCCGGGCGCGCCTCGGGCTCGGCTGGGTCGCGCAGGAGCGCGAGATTTTCCCCTCGCTCAGCGTGGAGGAGAACCTGACCGTGGCGTCCCGCCCCGGACGCTGGGATCTGCCGGCCGTCTACGGGGTGTTTCCCCGGCTTGCCGAACGGCGCGGCAACATGGGCAACCAGCTTTCCGGCGGCGAGCAGCAGATGCTCGCGATCGCGCGCGCGCTGATGACCAATCCCGCGCTGCTGCTGCTCGACGAGCCGCTGGAAGGTTTGGCGCCGATCATTGTCGAGGAATTGACCGCCGCGCTCTCGCGCATGATCGCGCAGGAGGGCACGGCCGTGATCCTGGTCGAGCAGCACGCCGAGACGGTGCTGACGCTGACGCAGGATGCCGTCGTGATGGAACGCGGCGCGATCGTGCACCGCGCGCCGTCGCGCGAGCTGCTCAACGATGCCGCGACGCTGGAGCGGCTGATCGGGTTGAAGATCGAGGGGTGA
- a CDS encoding ABC transporter substrate-binding protein, with product MTEHKFLIQPHFRLHEWIAEQKGYFTDEGLDYDFQETVQSSDGKAHAQGDKVGAMQSFEKGRTSDISCACHWTVNVAAAKGHGKLYGDAYSVSPCGVFVPKDSKITSPEQLAGMPISVGYQSGSHYATIQALEQYMPLDQINLSYKEGMLFARMDLLFEGKIPACTLFSGPYYFAEQLGFRKIIDCTFMMATMITGEPDPEDVRKFFRALKRAQRDLDLRPELYTHFYKNEFPKRYHARMDTRRWGPGERIVFEPYSQDIFEESRDWIRERGIFEGNDLGAKSYESAVVRLAV from the coding sequence ATGACCGAGCACAAATTCCTGATCCAGCCGCACTTCCGGCTGCACGAGTGGATCGCCGAGCAGAAGGGCTATTTCACCGACGAAGGCCTCGACTACGACTTCCAGGAGACCGTGCAGTCGAGCGACGGCAAGGCGCATGCGCAGGGCGACAAGGTGGGCGCCATGCAGTCGTTCGAGAAGGGCCGCACCTCGGACATTTCCTGCGCCTGCCACTGGACCGTGAACGTCGCGGCCGCCAAGGGCCACGGCAAGCTCTATGGCGATGCCTATTCGGTTTCGCCCTGTGGCGTGTTCGTGCCGAAGGATTCGAAGATCACTTCGCCCGAACAGCTCGCCGGCATGCCGATCTCGGTCGGCTACCAGTCGGGCAGCCACTACGCGACCATCCAGGCGCTCGAGCAGTACATGCCGCTCGATCAGATCAACCTCTCCTACAAGGAGGGCATGCTGTTCGCCCGCATGGACCTGTTGTTCGAAGGGAAGATCCCGGCCTGCACGCTGTTCTCGGGGCCGTATTACTTCGCCGAGCAGCTCGGCTTCCGCAAGATCATCGACTGCACCTTCATGATGGCGACAATGATTACCGGCGAGCCCGACCCCGAGGACGTGCGCAAGTTCTTCCGTGCGCTGAAGCGCGCGCAGCGCGATCTCGACCTGCGGCCGGAGCTCTACACGCACTTCTACAAAAACGAGTTCCCCAAGCGCTATCACGCCAGGATGGACACGCGCCGCTGGGGCCCGGGCGAGCGCATCGTGTTCGAGCCCTACTCGCAGGACATCTTCGAGGAATCGCGCGACTGGATCCGCGAGCGCGGCATCTTCGAGGGCAACGATCTCGGCGCGAAGAGTTACGAGAGCGCGGTGGTGCGGCTGGCGGTGTAG